The sequence TCTTATCAATGTTTGTGCAGTAGATAGTTCTTATGCACATTTCACGTTCATCATCAGACTGAAATCCAAGGTACCAATTGGTCAGCAGTCAGCAGGTTAAATAGCAACTCTATAAGGACAGGGCCTATCCTTGCCAAACTTTGATATTGTTTAAACGGTCATATGGCCAGGCTTTCTCACCCTTGGTAAAAAGGTTGGATTAACTGGTGCAATAGCGGTTTTAGAAGGCAGCACCCTCACAGGGTAGTATCCAAGCACAGTTCCAGCTAGGTTCAAAGCAGCACGTGCACCTTCTGTATATCAACCCCAGAGACTTCTTATTAACACATTGTTACACTGATGTGCACTTGGAAAACAAAATCGTAAAACAGGAACTAAATTCTTAGCATTACCCTCATGAGTAAACTCAATAAAGGCAAAACGAAGTACAGAATTGGGATCACCACATATCCGACAGTCCACCACCTTTGCACAAGAAAGGAATGTGTTCAAAATTATTGTTATGATGAGAGCCACTCAGAGAAGCAGGTAGAACAGTATTACCTGCCCACAGCCAACAAATAGGGCCGCAAGCTGCTCTTCTGTGACCTAATGCCAGaggaacaaaaaaagaagggaATAAATCATTAGCCACATAACTTTTGTGGACAACAACCACCATTGATATCATAAAAATCAGAAATAGCAGCAAATGACTACACATGAGGTTATACCTGTTGATCAATGTCAGACACATAGACGGTCCTGCGAATAATCTCCTCCCTCTGAGCCATACTTGTCCTGCTGTTCAACCTCCGTTTCCCTTGATTATAGTTCTTCTTCTAAAAGCAGCAAACACACACATTAAATAACTTCCTGGCAAATGCACTTCTCAATACTCAAAGGGATTATGTAAAAACGTCCGTTGACATTCGAACTTGAAATTTTCatgatttgatatattttttgtgaAAACAAAAAGTTTTCTGTTAGCTTTACAAGCTTTGATGAATATAATTATCACAAACTAAAAGATTCAAATTCCATATTCGCTGTTTAATCTTTCCTTGCTCTTCTATCCTTCcaaaaatatcatctaaaCAAAGATAAACCTTGCAATAtaaagttttgaaatttggcCAAATACTAGGTCCTAGTGAAGTCCTAAAATCCCAAACAACACTAATACAGTGCTCAAAATTCcattgttaaaaagaaaaagaaataatattaaacataatttcttcagaaaaaaaaaaaaaaaaaagagaaaaattacccTTCGAGCGGCGCTTCCATTAAGTTGTCCATTTCTAGAGGCGTTGGTAAGCATAAAGGCAGGGTCATAGTTGTTGTTATTAGTATAAAAACCCACATTGAGTCCATTAAGTCCATGAATATAGTTATTGGAAATTTTGTTGTTAGCAAGAGAAGGAGGCACGAACTCTTCAGCCATAGGATTTAGcttagaaaacaattcctGCAACTCCCTTATATCCCTCTGCAAATCACCTCCACCGCTGGAtcgctgatgatgatgatgaagctGAGCCACCTGCAGATTTGGAGGCGGAGATTGAACCTGAGCCTTCATGTAGAGTGGCTGAATCGAGATACTGTTTTCGATTAGCGACCGTCCGTGGTCGTGGCTGTTGTTGTGGTTGGAGTGATCCTGATCGTTGGATGATGCTGATGATACACTTGAATCTAGACTTGACGATGATGATGAGGCCGAGCCTATACTTATCCCTAAATCGACACTCGCATTTTCTACAATTGCCATGATTTTGCTCTCTTTTCTCTGTCAATCAGttccaaaaacaaaaaatattgttttaaaaaaaataagaataataacagctaaaaatgtttatattcCTGAATATACAAATCGATTATTTGAAAAGCTGAGCTAAAATCGTCTCCATTGATGATATCCAAAACTACCTCGAGATCACTCCGGAGAAAACGAAAAATATGATGAAactgataattataaatacacTAAAATAACACGGAAAACAAAGCagatgttaaaaaaaaaaaactttcaaaaatcaaaatcaacagTGGCGAGTTTGTCtacctcttttttcttttctgttttggtTGCGTGTATTTTACTTtctgttaaaaataaataaaatattttaactgaCTTCTCTGGATCTCTTCTTCTCACATCGTCTCCTAAATGGCGTTCAAGAAGGTCTGCTGTTCAACTCATAGTCTGTCTTCTTTTTCactgtatgtatatataatgtaCATGTATGTActaatatgatataatatatGCATGTGTAAAATATAAGTGCTATCGTGGCGTTTAATCATTGGAAATGTCATTTGGGAATGTGTGATGGTtgtatgatttattttattttactttttcttttttccttttaactaATTTACCACCTACCGCAGTTTGATGAGTAGCTGCTTTCTGCTGCTGCTTGGTACTGCGCTCGGATGGCGACGATAAAACAAAACTTGCATCGCCTAAATAGTTTCTTTATGATATTTACACTCCCCACTTTATATGTACACTCCATATTAGTTCTTTAAAAGTGTAAATGACAGATTTATCcttatattaaaatgataaatatttttaattacttgaGATATTCGGATTATCTTTTTCAGAATTGACTTACTTTTGTAAGAATAGATATTACTTATTGCCatttaaaatatgaacaaTATTTACCtgcattttaaaataatagcaatTACATAATATCAATTTAACTTTGAcataataagaatattataaagaaTATGAATTGGGTCCTACATATTCTGAAAACTGTCATTTatctgatttttttatatttatgatatatttatacaaataaataaaatatataataatcttgataaatttagattttataaattaatataaaattaagcacTAATACATAAAGATGTGATGTtgttctaaaaaaatatatataataactaaaatatataacataacttcctaatcttttatttttttatgaaggatcaaaattgaaaatttatattttattatttcctaaattatattatttatgatagaaaataaaaagattttgaaatattttaaaattaactattttaaaataatcgattaatttaatttagatgattaataaaaaccaaatataattttatatttattgggTCGAAACGCAAAAGAGCGGGCAGAGCCAATAAAATAGAGAACCCCGTTTTAAAGAAATCGACTATAAATAAAAGACTTTTTGATTGTCTAAAAAAAGTGgcttttctaaaaaattaaagataattttatttttactaatatagtaatataataaatagtataatatttttttactacacacaattataattttaaaaatatttaattatatttatagtattatgatcaatatcttaatttataaattacaaaaaatataaatttatataatatagcatcaattacattttttattttttattattatatatatattttccaaACTGAaggttttattttaaaatttaaagtctAAAAGATGTacaattagaatttataataaCAACATTAATAAAAGTTAGCAATTTGGGGATGTGAGATGGGACGATAGGGTTGAAGGTATAATGGTCATTTAGTTTTGTCGTGAAACGAATGACGGTGCACCGATTGCTCAAGACGACTTGTCTTACATTCGCAGAGAAAGAGCGactctcttttccttttctttttttaagctCTGTATTTactctttttccatttttgtttttgacttttctaatttatgtTCAGGCAGCCAAGGAATATGCCCGCCGATAATAAAATTGTCCCTTCCATTCGAAAGGAAGTGTTTAATtatgcaatttctttttctttttctttttttactatgAATATTAGTTGATAGTGGGATGtccaaatttttatatagagaaaagtctatagtaatattttatattagagataataaaaaagtttgatCTTAGATAGTTATACacatgaataaattatttattttaatgttataaattttttgagtcatattttaaaaatatcttactataatatatatatatatatatatatattattaattttatttatataatatgataaatatttacatatcGTATTTCTAGTTTATAATcaccaataaaattaagtattaatttaaaaaaaattaatactcaaatctatattaattataatctttttgtaattataaattttatttgatactAAATCTATGactataataaatttttactgTACATACGTtgacaatttatatattttttcatatctaTATTAAgcctaattatttataaattatattagttttctaactatttttagaatttatattacgggtttgagtttaaatttcttttccaaagTTATTCTTGAGCAATAATTTCCGTTTAAAATACTATATGGTacttaaaattctttaaacagtaatttaaattttagaaacaCCTTGGAAaaattcttttccttcttaaattttctctttatgcctcattctttctttttattttctcatggcctaaatgtcaaattaaaaattgaaaagatataTTCTAAAAGAAACTAGGAGAgagaatttttttgtttttttggtaAAATTTGCTTCTTtgctataataaaaaatatttttttaatataataaaattaataaatatattatttttattgtgtaatttctattttaatattttattttttattttcttaattttacagggtaattatttttcagtcattttcttattttttaattgttcttcagttattttatccaaaaattaaaaataatcaaatcataatttaaaataactaaaaactataatttttaatattttaatacaataaaaaactgtaaatttgataaaaaaaatataaatattttctatatttctccttaaaagaaaagtagaaaGCACcatttaaagataatatatcattgtaaaaagaaaaagaaaaaaagagattttgCAGTAAATATATTGATAGGATTATTTTGTAATAccaaatatatttctaaaacgTTTATTCaacattataataaattaaatgttaGAGAAATTTGTCGCCTCCCTTTTTAATAAGCTTGCTTGGCAtccattttttgttttctttattacaCTACCTATTTTTCAAAAGTTAAATATACATTTCCTTTAACACTGAATTTCATtcataattacatgattttctTCATATAGAATTGAAAATGGAAATAGAAATTACAAACAAAAGTTTTTCTTtgagacaaaagaaaaggttgACATAATTCTTCTGCTGGTATGATCGCAAAGCAAATCTCTGGAAGCAACGCTTGGCTAGATTAACACGAAACTAAATACTGTAGAATCTTTAAATAAGGCCATGTTTAGGACTGAATCACAAAACTgccaattttattaaaatcgaTTTTGAAACActtcttataattatatgatatatatttacgACTTTTAAACCAGAACACACCACCGAATAaacatttttataaaacaattCATTATCCtattaaactatttatttagAGAAATATTAACTCATTTTAAGTAGATATGATATGAAGTTAAAACGTAAATGgccattttcttatttttcccATTTagttctaattttaaaattctttatttgaaatctaaatttttatttttcaaattattaatttcttattttatatttttaatttcctcTTGTAAATCTTGAATATTAGGTATAGAATTTCTAGAAGGTTTTGGttcaaatctttgaaaaaattctattaaattgtAAGGAATAGGTTCAGTTTTTTGGGTCTCACTATGTAAAATAATAtctcttaatttcaaaaaatatttttctctatcaGAAGGGTCATTAATTTTGTCAACTAATTCAAAAAGATCAGAAAGAGtttcttttgataaaatatttaaagttgaattaCAACAGGGACCTGTACAAAGTCCAGGACCCTTACATGTTTCAAAATCAGTATTTGTAGAAGAAGAatcacttaaaatatttaaatcattttctttaaaatcacttaaatcagaattttcagGGTCTGTTTCGGAAAGTAAAAGGTTAAGCATTTGATCTTTAAGTTTATCAGAAATGtctaacttattaattttttctttcatcctaCACTGGGATTTAAAATGACCAACACGACCACATTAGTAACAAATAGGAGgacctttctttttattatttttatttttatttttattttgagaaatatttttggatgaagaaggtttttgaaaattcgaagtattttttctataatttttattagaagattttcttttcaaatattttttagtttttgaagaaGGAGTTTGAATACGTTCATAGCCATATTGAGAACAGAAATCTCTTAACTCCTTTTTAGATtgtgaaaattcatttttaattttagcttttaatttcaaatcagTACACAAAGATAagccttcattattaataaaattaataatttatccaTAGGTTAAAGTATCATAAGGAATagtattttcataaaaatctctaattcTAGTTCTAACATTTTCAGCAAATAATTTAGGTAAACCAGcaataaatctttctttccaaaaactATGGTTACAATCAGTTCGagaaaaaattttagttaaaaagaCATCTTTATACCAGCGAAAATCTTGAAGTTTAGGACAAgttaaatttgaaagaatttcagaagatcgaatttgatattgattaggTTCACCAACAAAACATTTTGTAATAGCAAAAAGTAAAGTTGCTACAGCATCTTCTTCCTCAGTTTGAACAGATGTTTGATTCTCAGttttaataactatttttctAGCATTTAAAATCCTTGATTTATCTTCTAAGGATGTGCAAttatcccaccatccttttaatTGACCAGTGAAGCCAGATATTAGCATCTGAGCTATTTTTTATCGATTATTTACAGATCCGGCTCAGACGAAGATGTAGAGCCATGGTCATTTCCtgtaacatatttaaaatctgaTATTCAGACAGACCATCTAAGTTCCATTCATAAACAGAATCTCCATCATATTTTGCTTGAGTAAAGTTAACTCTTTCCTCAAACAAGACATCTGGAGGAGTAGGTCTAGGATAATAATGTCTAGTCCTAGGTTTGTCAAAACCtctattatggtatattttatttatttcaaatttatcgTTAACAAATTGactctctaaatttttaacttcattTTGTTCAGGATTATCAGAATTAAGTACACTAACAgaaggtttatctttcaaagaTAGACtagctaattttaaatttatttggttcaaaatatcatctttatcatttaatttaattaattgttgttcAGGAATCTCATGGGGTTGAAAAATAGGTTTCATAGGTATACCACCTGGCCTAGGTGCTTGATTATTTAGGCTAGATGTCTCTATCCTATCAAGTTGTGAAgcaattgtaaaaagaatctgatttgtataattattttgattttgaacatttctaatatcttttaataaaggGAGTTTGTCATCATTCTCGGAGCTTATCCTTTTAAAAGGTGAAGCATTATTTCTTGATtatgaacatttattttaacttcttctaaaggtagatgaacaaaaataatttgtttattttctacGGTTGTAGTCCAAGTTTTAGAAACTCTATCATTTGTAAAAAggtttttaaaagaaaattctatatcattattgttacaataaatttcaaaccaGATGAAAAACGGAACATTTACCTTaacagaatttaaatattcataaaatttttcttgaatagtctctctctccccctttgaaaaatgattttgaaacCATAAAACTTTTTCACGATTTCTTATATGGTAATAATCAGATCGTAAAAAaggtttatttatttcaaaaggtgtaaaaatcatatttaaagttgaaaagtTTTCCATAGTTGATCTAGAAGGTGACAAAACAGGTTCAtcagaatttttatcttgttctATATTACTTGAATCGGTGTAAAGGTTGAGGAAtcctattttcaaaatcaactccttgtaaatttgtattagaatttggAAAACGTGCTGTGTGTGTGGAAggtctagaattttcaaaagtagaCAATCTAGATGAAGGTAAAAAAGTAGGtgaaaaacttatttgaaCAGATCCATTAGACTGCtctaaaatttttgaaactctagaattattttcaatagatTGTggcttattaatttcttgtaaatcccAAGTTCCAGTTTGCGACAACTCATTCCATTTTAGTCTTTTGGGGACTTGTATTTTAGAATGTAAAGGATtagcttcaaataaaatcgtttcatttcttgttaaaGAATGTCTTGCTCTAGGATCTATAGTTGTTGTCATTACTTTATAGTAAATCCTATAAATAACAGCTATAAATCTAGAATTTTCAGCAAAATCCATATTTTTGGTTTTAACAGTTAAAATCAACGtgtctaaaatatttgaatcaaataatgaaactgaaaaatttggataacaattaaaatagacaGGACCATTGGCTAAATTCAGTTCAGCCATAACCAaaagtgaatttgaaaaattcagATGTCTTGCATCtcttaaacaaagaaaaataggtATGTCCAatccaattctaaataaagaTTTGACAGCAATTTGAGCCATGCCTATATgcagaaatttaaatttctttttaatatgttcatgTAATGCAGATGATGAaagtaaatgtaaattttcatgtgatttatttaaagcaatagtttgttcagtttgtttaatagaataattttgtgcaaaatcaaaagttccaATTCGATAAATACTATTAACATTTTGTTTAGGGATGGACCAATTATGTAactgattttctatttctggGATATTAGACCCTTGAACAGTAAATTCTTCAGAATTTAAATCAGaaagagtagaagaagaagaaggagaaactaTTTCTCGACTACTAAAACTGCGAAACAACGATGTCATTACCAAAGacaataaataagtaaataatgtTTAGGATAATGGGACCACCTACCAGGACCGCCTTGACTGATAATTGGGAAAACGGGCTGACCAACGGATAACCAGGCTGACCAACGCTACCTTAAACAATATTACGAGTTTAATAactaggctctgataccatatgCGGAGCAAGATCTtaataatagagaaatagttaataatagaaaaagagaaagagaagaagtaagtaaataatttaaacttttattaagtaaataatttaaacttttattgaagagagaaaatttTACAAAGAGATTATAGGGAAGATAGTTCAAGCGTTCAAGTGATTCCTTCTTACTTCTAATGtacatctatttataataagaaaaactatacTATTCGGACTTCAAACAATTTTGAGTCCGttacattattaatttgtcaaaaagaaaacagtagTTGTCTGCCATCTTGTccactttataaaaaaaaaaagattcttTGTCTGCCACTTGTTCATTCTTATCGACTTGTTTTGTCCTTTTGTTTTGTCCATTCTTCAAAAGATGCTTGTTTATCTTCttgttttgtctttctttgtCCACttatgaaaaaggaaagattcCTTGTCCATTTAGTCAAAAATAATGTCATAATTGTCGAGTCCATAGAaatcatcttcattttgaGGAGTAAAGCTAGGTCCACTAGTGCTTCCAGCATCCTCATTGTCACTATCTCCAGAGACTTGTGACAAAGCTTGTTCCAAGGCTGCTTTGAATTCCTTCTTTGTTGTATTTCCagataattttgctaaaattttgcttttatccgataaaaagttaatttgtCCCATAGATTGGCTCGTACTAGATATCATGGGATTTTTTCCCgcaaaatgtttcaaaacagtTTCTTTATTAGCTTGAATGTCTTTGCAGTTTGTCCACCATTTGACACTATGTTCTCGAACTAAACAGGCAATAGAATTTACATTTGGAGAGGGTTTAAAGGGTTTCACCTTGAATTGCCAAGAAAATATCCAAGGTAGGTTAAAGGTTTCGGAAAAAATGATCAATTTGTCATGTTTAAGTAtgggtaatttttctttaaagatggTAAATCcttccataattttagtaGGTAGAATTTCTGGGCAAAGTCCAAAATAGGTCCACCAATCAGAAAACCAATTGGGAAAGGtttttgagttagttttgtgaAACATAAAGAACCAGGAATGGTTCCAATTTCTATTGAGTAAGTGTCCAAAAGGATAAGTTCgtaaaatttttttagtttgtaCGAACTTTCAGGAATGAAAAATTGGCTAGAGGGAAAAGTATGTTGAAATAATTGTTGGTAATTGGGATTTTTCAAATTCCCATTGAATATTTCGCTTTCAAGAATAGTTACAATTTGGTGTTGAGGTTTTGTGAAATATTTGGGTGGTTCGGTTTTAGAAGAACCTGGTTTTGTAACGACTTGTAAAAGTTGGATGGTTTAGGTGGGGTGGAAGGAGTTTTGTCAAGTACTTCAAATCATTGGTAGAAACCAAGCGAAGATTGTCGAACTTTTTAGCCCAAAATTGGTACggagataattttttcttaatgggAGTGCCCATAAGAACTAGCTTGATTTATTTCAACGCAAAAATTCTCTTGTCAAAAAATCAggcaaagaatttgaagaacctttaatatactcaatatcaaaatcaaatattcctAAAAGTGCTTGCCATCCCGGCAAAAACttgtttgaaataaaatttttaacatctttttccaaaatattttttgcgCACTACAATCAATAcgtagtaaaaaatattttccaactaaatcatcttcaaattttgtaatacacaaaacaattgataaaagctcttttttaatagtagaGTATTTGGATTGGGTTTCATTCCATGCTCCAGAGTGAAATTTAACCAAAGACTCTGTATTTTGACCATGTAACCTCTGTTTGAGAATACCCCCAAAACCTAAATCAGAGGCATCTGTTTCTACTATGAGAAAGGCATTTGGATGTGGTATAGATAGGCAAGATAAAAGATGAATTTTCTGTT comes from Ricinus communis isolate WT05 ecotype wild-type chromosome 5, ASM1957865v1, whole genome shotgun sequence and encodes:
- the LOC8288859 gene encoding polyadenylate-binding protein-interacting protein 12 isoform X3 produces the protein MAIVENASVDLGISIGSASSSSSSLDSSVSSASSNDQDHSNHNNSHDHGRSLIENSISIQPLYMKAQVQSPPPNLQVAQLHHHHQRSSGGGDLQRDIRELQELFSKLNPMAEEFVPPSLANNKISNNYIHGLNGLNVGFYTNNNNYDPAFMLTNASRNGQLNGSAARRKKNYNQGKRRLNSRTSMAQREEIIRRTVYVSDIDQQVTEEQLAALFVGCGQVVDCRICGDPNSVLRFAFIEFTHEEGARAALNLAGTVLGYYPVRVLPSKTAIAPVNPTFLPRSDDEREMCIRTIYCTNIDKKVTQADVKLFFESVCGEVYRLRLLGDYHHSTRIAFVEFVMVVMFREIIKGEEDISMLCHP
- the LOC8288859 gene encoding polyadenylate-binding protein-interacting protein 12 isoform X1, translating into MAIVENASVDLGISIGSASSSSSSLDSSVSSASSNDQDHSNHNNSHDHGRSLIENSISIQPLYMKAQVQSPPPNLQVAQLHHHHQRSSGGGDLQRDIRELQELFSKLNPMAEEFVPPSLANNKISNNYIHGLNGLNVGFYTNNNNYDPAFMLTNASRNGQLNGSAARRKKNYNQGKRRLNSRTSMAQREEIIRRTVYVSDIDQQVTEEQLAALFVGCGQVVDCRICGDPNSVLRFAFIEFTHEEGARAALNLAGTVLGYYPVRVLPSKTAIAPVNPTFLPRSDDEREMCIRTIYCTNIDKKVTQADVKLFFESVCGEVYRLRLLGDYHHSTRIAFVEFVMAESAIAALNCSGVVLGSLPIRVSPSKTPVRPRAPRIPMH
- the LOC8288859 gene encoding polyadenylate-binding protein-interacting protein 12 isoform X2, coding for MAIVENASVDLGISIGSASSSSSSLDSSVSSASSNDQDHSNHNNSHDHGRSLIENSISIQPLYMKAQVQSPPPNLQVAQLHHHHQRSSGGGDLQRDIRELQELFSKLNPMAEEFVPPSLANNKISNNYIHGLNGLNVGFYTNNNNYDPAFMLTNASRNGQLNGSAARRKNYNQGKRRLNSRTSMAQREEIIRRTVYVSDIDQQVTEEQLAALFVGCGQVVDCRICGDPNSVLRFAFIEFTHEEGARAALNLAGTVLGYYPVRVLPSKTAIAPVNPTFLPRSDDEREMCIRTIYCTNIDKKVTQADVKLFFESVCGEVYRLRLLGDYHHSTRIAFVEFVMAESAIAALNCSGVVLGSLPIRVSPSKTPVRPRAPRIPMH